The following are encoded in a window of Kitasatospora sp. NBC_01250 genomic DNA:
- a CDS encoding CHAD domain-containing protein, with product MTDAPMTTPAATATAGEVLSRYLNEQAGLFLRALPQAVGEAGARPGALPSLNSSAGSAGTGELLRAVRRIGGALHTFGAVFEPGWAHESRSELRWLLNLLAQEPAYLRRSARLLAALDTLSSTGGTGAPGTAGELRGPGMLAGHPGAPKARALLDRQLTLARTRVHSSVLQELRSSRLHALADRMTLLVGEAPLVAAAGIAAGELLLPQAAVAFGELGQAVQALPWQRAATAYQGDALHRLGAVAPAPAPVAAPLPAQGRSGAAGAAGDADGALAADDAPWHRTRVLAKRARYALEVCSRPGAELDVLDQVLDRHQEAAEAAVTVATAARTPRITPATAYVLGVVHADQRLEVEAARYAFGRQWPTLPQHGWHEWASA from the coding sequence ATGACTGACGCGCCCATGACGACCCCGGCGGCCACCGCGACCGCCGGGGAGGTCCTCTCCCGGTACCTCAACGAACAGGCCGGCCTCTTCCTGCGCGCGCTGCCGCAGGCGGTGGGGGAGGCCGGAGCCCGGCCCGGTGCACTGCCCTCGCTGAACTCGTCCGCGGGCAGCGCCGGAACGGGGGAGCTGCTGCGCGCGGTGCGCCGGATCGGCGGTGCGCTGCACACCTTCGGTGCGGTGTTCGAGCCGGGCTGGGCCCACGAGTCGCGCAGCGAACTGCGCTGGCTGCTCAACCTGTTGGCGCAGGAGCCGGCCTATCTGCGGCGTTCGGCGCGGCTGCTGGCGGCGCTGGACACGCTCAGCTCCACCGGTGGCACGGGTGCGCCCGGCACCGCGGGCGAGCTGCGCGGGCCGGGGATGCTGGCCGGGCATCCCGGTGCGCCCAAGGCACGGGCGCTGCTGGACCGGCAGCTGACGCTGGCCCGCACCCGGGTGCACAGCTCGGTGCTGCAGGAACTGCGCTCCTCGCGGCTGCACGCGCTGGCGGACCGGATGACGCTGCTGGTGGGCGAGGCGCCGCTGGTGGCGGCGGCCGGGATCGCGGCGGGGGAGCTGCTGCTGCCGCAGGCGGCGGTGGCGTTCGGGGAGCTGGGCCAGGCGGTGCAGGCGCTGCCGTGGCAGCGGGCGGCGACGGCGTACCAGGGGGACGCGCTGCACCGGCTCGGCGCGGTCGCGCCGGCCCCGGCGCCCGTCGCCGCACCGCTGCCGGCGCAGGGGCGCTCGGGGGCGGCAGGGGCGGCGGGGGACGCGGACGGTGCGCTGGCGGCCGACGACGCGCCGTGGCACCGCACCCGGGTCCTGGCCAAGCGGGCCCGCTACGCGCTGGAGGTGTGCAGCCGCCCGGGCGCCGAACTGGACGTGCTCGACCAGGTGCTGGACCGGCACCAGGAGGCGGCGGAGGCGGCGGTCACGGTGGCCACGGCGGCGCGCACGCCACGGATCACCCCCGCGACGGCCTATGTGCTGGGGGTGGTGCATGCTGATCAGCGACTGGAGGTCGAGGCGGCGAGATACGCCTTCGGCCGTCAGTGGCCGACCCTCCCGCAGCACGGATGGCATGAATGGGCGAGCGCCTGA
- a CDS encoding NUDIX hydrolase: MTHGEQPVRPGTVLAAGAVLWLPGGPRKNGHGLRKPRIALIHRPKYDDWSLPKGKLLAGETPWQAALREVEEETGLVCRLLAPLPAQHYRAQGRPKEVRYWAAVPVRGEFRPNREVDRMKWLKPEKARAKLTHARDRELIDALLARLEQLAPLVG; the protein is encoded by the coding sequence GTGACGCACGGTGAGCAGCCGGTCCGTCCGGGCACGGTGCTGGCGGCGGGAGCGGTGCTCTGGCTGCCCGGCGGCCCGCGGAAGAACGGCCACGGGTTGCGCAAGCCGCGGATCGCGCTGATCCACCGTCCCAAGTACGACGACTGGAGCCTGCCCAAGGGCAAGCTGCTGGCCGGCGAGACGCCGTGGCAGGCGGCGCTGCGCGAGGTGGAGGAGGAGACGGGGCTGGTCTGCCGGCTGCTCGCGCCGCTGCCGGCCCAGCACTACCGGGCGCAGGGGCGGCCCAAGGAGGTGCGGTACTGGGCGGCGGTGCCGGTGCGCGGGGAGTTCCGGCCCAACCGGGAGGTGGACCGGATGAAGTGGCTCAAGCCGGAGAAGGCGCGGGCCAAGCTCACGCATGCCCGGGACCGGGAGCTGATCGACGCGCTGCTGGCGCGACTGGAGCAGTTGGCGCCGCTGGTCGGCTGA
- the pstS gene encoding phosphate ABC transporter substrate-binding protein PstS: MKLQRNGRTKALAIGAVALVSSLSLAACGSDNNTTKTSSTASGASSAAAITCASKQSPLQGAGSTAQGNAVDVWKAAYGDACSGSQVSYNGVGSGAGVAQFNQGKVAFAGTDFALKASDIDASKAVCQNGGQAIDLPMVAGLVTLVFNVPGVDNLTLDGQTAAKIFDGQITKWNDPAIAALNPGVNLPGDNIQTFHRSDDSGTSYNLTSYFAKTSNGAWSYAPNKTWQGKGGQSATGSAGVAAQIKQTSDSIGYVELSYAQNNSLKTASISTGATKAVEATAANAATTLANSTVIGTGNDLALQLDYGTKAEGAYPIVLVTYEIACDKGNNAATLPALKSFFNYIASNGGQQAIATKGYVPLPTPIASKVQAAIGNLS, encoded by the coding sequence GTGAAGCTCCAGCGGAACGGCCGCACCAAGGCCCTCGCAATCGGTGCCGTGGCGCTCGTCAGCTCGCTGTCGCTCGCGGCCTGCGGCTCGGACAACAACACCACCAAGACCAGCAGCACCGCCAGTGGCGCCTCCAGCGCCGCGGCGATCACCTGCGCCTCGAAGCAGTCCCCCCTCCAGGGTGCCGGTTCGACCGCTCAGGGCAACGCGGTCGACGTCTGGAAGGCCGCCTACGGCGACGCCTGCTCGGGCTCGCAGGTCAGCTACAACGGTGTCGGCTCCGGTGCCGGTGTCGCCCAGTTCAACCAGGGCAAGGTGGCCTTCGCCGGCACCGACTTCGCCCTCAAGGCGAGCGACATCGACGCCTCGAAGGCGGTCTGCCAGAACGGCGGCCAGGCGATCGACCTGCCGATGGTGGCCGGCCTGGTCACCCTGGTCTTCAACGTCCCCGGTGTCGACAACCTGACCCTCGACGGCCAGACCGCCGCGAAGATCTTCGACGGCCAGATCACCAAGTGGAACGACCCGGCCATCGCCGCCCTCAACCCGGGCGTGAACCTGCCGGGCGACAACATCCAGACCTTCCACCGGTCGGACGACTCGGGTACCAGCTACAACCTGACCTCGTACTTCGCCAAGACCTCGAACGGCGCCTGGAGCTACGCGCCGAACAAGACCTGGCAGGGCAAGGGCGGCCAGTCGGCCACCGGCAGCGCCGGTGTCGCGGCCCAGATCAAGCAGACCTCGGACTCGATCGGCTACGTCGAGCTGTCCTACGCGCAGAACAACAGCCTGAAGACGGCTTCGATCTCCACCGGCGCCACCAAGGCCGTCGAGGCCACCGCCGCGAACGCCGCCACCACGCTGGCCAACTCCACCGTGATCGGCACCGGCAACGACCTGGCGCTGCAGCTGGACTACGGCACCAAGGCCGAGGGCGCCTACCCGATCGTCCTGGTGACCTACGAGATCGCCTGCGACAAGGGCAACAACGCGGCCACCCTGCCGGCGCTGAAGTCCTTCTTCAACTACATCGCGAGCAACGGCGGCCAGCAGGCCATCGCCACCAAGGGCTACGTCCCGCTGCCGACCCCGATCGCCAGCAAGGTCCAGGCCGCCATCGGCAACCTGAGCTGA
- the pstC gene encoding phosphate ABC transporter permease subunit PstC, translating to MTSSPPPGSAEQPGPATSVQGRPPASAEQPARSSLKGNSRFGDSLFFGLSAGSGILLLVIMAAIAGFLLYRSGMAISKDQTNFLTTFGWDPDNLLKPSFGIAVLAFGTVASAAIAMIIAVPVAIGIALFISHYAPRRIAQPFAYLVDLLAAVPSIVYGLWGALFLVPHLNGLMSWLNDYLGWTYIFKTTHPGAPARSLFTVGIILAIMILPIITAVSREVFRQVPRMHEEAALALGATRWEMIRTAVIPFGRPGIISASMLGLGRALGETIAVATVLSSSSELSLHILDAGGGTFAQNIALKFGEAGTVGKDALMAAGLVLFAITLLVNGAARLIIARRKEYSGANA from the coding sequence ATGACCTCCTCCCCACCGCCCGGCTCCGCTGAGCAGCCAGGGCCAGCCACCTCCGTCCAGGGCCGTCCACCCGCGTCCGCCGAGCAGCCCGCGCGCAGCTCGCTGAAGGGCAACAGCCGCTTCGGTGACAGCCTGTTCTTCGGCCTCTCGGCCGGGTCCGGCATCCTGCTGCTGGTCATCATGGCCGCGATCGCGGGCTTCCTGCTGTACCGCAGCGGGATGGCGATCAGCAAGGACCAGACGAACTTCCTGACCACCTTCGGGTGGGACCCGGACAACCTCCTCAAGCCGAGCTTCGGCATCGCGGTGCTGGCCTTCGGCACCGTGGCGAGCGCGGCCATCGCGATGATCATCGCGGTCCCGGTCGCGATCGGCATCGCGCTGTTCATCTCGCACTACGCGCCGCGCCGGATCGCCCAGCCGTTCGCCTACCTGGTGGACCTGCTGGCCGCCGTGCCCAGCATCGTCTACGGCCTGTGGGGCGCGCTCTTCCTGGTGCCGCACCTGAACGGCCTGATGAGCTGGCTGAACGACTACCTCGGCTGGACCTACATCTTCAAGACCACCCACCCCGGGGCGCCGGCACGCAGCCTGTTCACCGTGGGGATCATCCTGGCGATCATGATCCTGCCGATCATCACCGCGGTCAGCCGCGAGGTGTTCCGCCAGGTGCCGCGGATGCACGAGGAGGCGGCGCTCGCGCTGGGCGCGACCCGCTGGGAGATGATCCGCACCGCGGTGATCCCCTTCGGCCGTCCGGGCATCATCTCCGCCTCGATGCTCGGCCTCGGCCGGGCGCTCGGCGAGACCATCGCGGTGGCCACCGTGCTGTCCTCCAGCAGCGAGCTGTCGCTGCACATCCTGGACGCGGGTGGCGGTACCTTCGCGCAGAACATCGCGCTGAAGTTCGGTGAAGCGGGCACCGTCGGCAAGGACGCCCTCATGGCGGCCGGCCTGGTGCTGTTCGCGATCACGTTGCTGGTGAACGGTGCGGCGCGGCTGATCATCGCCCGTCGCAAGGAGTACTCGGGGGCCAACGCATGA
- the pstA gene encoding phosphate ABC transporter permease PstA has translation MTTAPSVADRTPVPLLRHSLTAARLPRWAPPGTAVLAIALGCAIGAGFGLVSHLQWGLIAALLFVAITFGLSARVEGVRQAKDRIATSLIWVAFILAIIPLVSLMVYTIQQGAGVVNGDFLSHSMRGVVASSGPGGGVYHALLGTLQQIGLATAIAAPIGLLTAVYLVEYGRGPLAKVVTFFVDVMTGIPSIVAGLFVLSVWNIGLGFAYSGFSGSLALAILMMPVVVRSTEEMLKLVPNELREASYALGVPKWKTILRIVLPTAIGGIATGVMLAIARIAGETAPVMMLVGVWDSINANPFVGPQESLPVFIWQQYSQVNNQYGYARAWGAALVLIALVMGLNLIARGIARWRSPKTGH, from the coding sequence ATGACCACCGCGCCTTCTGTCGCCGACCGCACGCCGGTCCCGCTGCTGCGCCACTCGCTGACCGCCGCCCGGCTGCCCCGCTGGGCCCCGCCCGGCACAGCCGTGCTCGCCATCGCGCTCGGCTGCGCGATCGGCGCGGGCTTCGGCCTGGTCAGCCACTTGCAGTGGGGCCTGATCGCCGCGCTGCTCTTCGTCGCGATCACCTTCGGCCTCTCGGCCCGCGTCGAGGGGGTCCGGCAGGCCAAGGACCGGATCGCCACCTCGCTGATCTGGGTCGCCTTCATCCTCGCGATCATCCCGCTGGTCTCGCTGATGGTCTACACCATCCAGCAGGGCGCCGGCGTGGTGAACGGCGACTTCCTGAGCCACTCGATGCGCGGGGTGGTGGCCTCCTCCGGCCCTGGCGGCGGCGTCTACCACGCGCTGCTCGGCACCCTGCAGCAGATCGGCCTCGCCACCGCGATCGCCGCTCCGATCGGCCTGCTCACCGCGGTCTACCTGGTCGAGTACGGCCGGGGTCCGCTGGCGAAGGTCGTCACCTTCTTCGTCGACGTCATGACGGGCATCCCGTCGATCGTCGCCGGTCTGTTCGTCCTGTCCGTCTGGAACATCGGGCTCGGCTTCGCCTACTCCGGCTTCTCGGGCAGCCTCGCGCTGGCGATCCTGATGATGCCGGTGGTCGTCCGGTCCACCGAGGAGATGCTCAAGCTCGTCCCGAACGAGCTGCGCGAAGCCTCGTACGCGCTCGGCGTGCCCAAGTGGAAGACGATCCTGCGGATCGTCCTCCCGACCGCGATCGGCGGCATCGCCACCGGTGTGATGCTGGCGATCGCCCGCATCGCCGGTGAGACGGCGCCGGTGATGATGCTGGTCGGCGTCTGGGACTCGATCAACGCCAATCCGTTCGTCGGGCCCCAGGAGTCGCTGCCGGTCTTCATCTGGCAGCAGTACTCCCAGGTCAACAACCAGTACGGGTACGCCCGTGCCTGGGGTGCCGCGCTGGTGCTGATCGCCCTGGTGATGGGGCTCAACCTGATCGCCCGGGGCATCGCCCGCTGGCGCTCGCCCAAGACCGGCCACTGA
- the pstB gene encoding phosphate ABC transporter ATP-binding protein PstB: protein MAKRIDVSGLSAYYGATRAIEDISMTVEPRSVTAFIGPSGCGKSTFLRTLNRMHEVIPGARVEGKVMLDDENLYGSGVDPVAVRRTVGMVFQRPNPFPTMSIYENVVAGLKLAGVRKKAVLDGVVENSLKGANLWNEVKDRLSKPGAGLSGGQQQRLCIARAIAVEPEVLLMDEPCSALDPISTLAIEDLIGQLKERFTIVIVTHNMQQAARVSDRTAFFNLAGVGQPGKLIELDDTQRIFSNPSVQATEDYISGRFG, encoded by the coding sequence ATGGCAAAGCGCATCGACGTCAGCGGACTGTCGGCCTACTACGGCGCCACCCGGGCCATCGAGGACATCTCGATGACCGTCGAGCCCCGCTCGGTGACGGCCTTCATCGGCCCCTCCGGCTGCGGCAAGTCCACCTTCCTGCGCACCCTCAACCGGATGCACGAGGTGATCCCCGGCGCCCGGGTCGAGGGCAAGGTCATGCTGGACGACGAGAACCTCTACGGCTCCGGCGTCGACCCGGTGGCCGTGCGGCGCACCGTCGGCATGGTCTTCCAGCGGCCCAACCCGTTCCCCACCATGTCGATCTACGAGAACGTGGTCGCCGGCCTGAAGCTGGCCGGGGTGCGGAAGAAGGCGGTGCTGGACGGCGTGGTGGAGAACTCGCTGAAGGGCGCCAACCTCTGGAACGAGGTCAAGGACCGGCTGAGCAAGCCGGGCGCGGGCCTGTCCGGTGGTCAGCAGCAGCGTCTGTGCATCGCCCGCGCCATCGCGGTCGAGCCCGAGGTCCTGCTGATGGACGAGCCCTGCTCGGCGCTGGACCCGATCTCCACGCTGGCGATCGAGGACCTGATCGGCCAGCTCAAGGAGCGGTTCACGATCGTCATCGTGACCCACAACATGCAGCAGGCCGCACGCGTCTCGGACCGCACCGCCTTCTTCAACCTGGCCGGTGTCGGCCAGCCGGGCAAGCTGATCGAGCTGGACGACACCCAGCGGATCTTCTCCAACCCGTCGGTCCAGGCGACCGAGGACTACATCTCCGGCCGCTTCGGCTAG
- a CDS encoding inorganic phosphate transporter, translated as MDMAALICVIGVAFFFTYTNGFHDSANAIATSVSTRALTPRAALAMAAVMNLAGAFLGSGVAQTVSKGLIETPQGSQGMTVLFGALVGAIAWNLVTWYFGLPSSSSHALFGGLVGAALAAGTGVIWHGVIEKIIIPMVLSPVVGLVFGYLVMLAILWIFRKANPHKAKRGFRVAQTASAAAMALAHGLQDAQKTMGIVVMALTISGHQSGNGIPIWVKISCATMLSLGTYAGGWRIMRTLGRKIIELDPPQGFAAESTSAAIMYVTSYVFKAPISTTHVITSAIMGVGATKRVRAVRWGVAKNIVLGWFITMPAAALVAALVYWLTDLAVG; from the coding sequence GTGGACATGGCAGCACTCATCTGCGTCATCGGTGTGGCGTTCTTCTTCACCTACACCAACGGCTTCCACGACTCGGCCAACGCCATCGCCACCTCGGTCTCCACCCGGGCGCTGACGCCGAGGGCCGCTCTCGCGATGGCCGCGGTGATGAACCTGGCCGGCGCCTTCCTGGGCAGCGGGGTGGCCCAGACCGTCTCCAAGGGCCTGATCGAGACCCCGCAGGGCAGCCAGGGGATGACGGTCCTGTTCGGCGCGCTGGTCGGTGCGATCGCCTGGAACCTGGTCACCTGGTACTTCGGCCTGCCGTCCTCCTCCTCGCACGCGCTCTTCGGCGGCCTGGTCGGCGCGGCACTGGCGGCCGGCACCGGGGTGATCTGGCACGGCGTGATCGAGAAGATCATCATCCCGATGGTGCTCTCGCCGGTCGTCGGCCTGGTCTTCGGCTACCTGGTGATGCTGGCGATCCTGTGGATCTTCCGCAAGGCCAACCCGCACAAGGCCAAGCGCGGCTTCCGGGTCGCGCAGACCGCCTCGGCCGCCGCGATGGCGCTGGCCCACGGTCTGCAGGACGCCCAGAAGACGATGGGCATCGTGGTGATGGCGCTGACCATCTCCGGACACCAGAGCGGCAACGGCATCCCGATCTGGGTGAAGATCTCCTGCGCCACCATGCTGTCGCTGGGCACCTACGCGGGCGGCTGGCGGATCATGCGGACCCTGGGCCGCAAGATCATCGAGCTGGACCCGCCGCAGGGCTTCGCCGCCGAGTCCACCTCCGCCGCGATCATGTACGTGACCTCGTACGTCTTCAAGGCGCCGATCTCCACCACGCACGTGATCACCTCGGCGATCATGGGCGTGGGCGCCACCAAGCGGGTCCGCGCGGTGCGCTGGGGAGTGGCCAAGAACATCGTGCTCGGCTGGTTCATCACCATGCCGGCCGCGGCCCTGGTCGCCGCGCTCGTCTACTGGCTGACCGACCTGGCCGTGGGCTGA
- a CDS encoding DUF47 domain-containing protein translates to MRFSLTPKETSFYDMFAAAAENLVVGSKLLLELLGSDVAARAEIVERMRAAEHAGDDTTHAIFHQLNSSFITPFDREDIYSLASSLDDIMDFMEEAVDLVVLYDIQTLPKGVEEQIEVLARAAELTAEAMPRLRSMAHLNEYWIEINRLENQADQIHRKLLAHLFSGQYEAIEVLKLKQVVDVLEEAADAFEHVANTVETIAVKES, encoded by the coding sequence GTGCGTTTTAGCCTGACCCCGAAGGAGACGAGCTTCTACGACATGTTCGCCGCCGCCGCGGAGAACCTCGTCGTCGGATCGAAGCTCCTGCTGGAACTGCTGGGCTCAGACGTGGCAGCCCGCGCGGAGATCGTCGAGCGCATGCGCGCCGCCGAGCACGCGGGCGACGACACCACCCACGCGATCTTCCACCAGCTGAACTCCTCCTTCATCACGCCGTTCGACCGCGAGGACATCTACAGCCTCGCCTCCTCGCTCGACGACATCATGGACTTCATGGAGGAGGCCGTCGACCTGGTCGTGCTCTACGACATCCAGACCCTGCCCAAGGGTGTGGAGGAGCAGATCGAGGTGCTGGCCCGGGCCGCCGAGCTGACCGCCGAGGCGATGCCGCGCCTGCGCAGCATGGCGCACCTGAACGAGTACTGGATCGAGATCAACCGGCTGGAGAACCAGGCGGACCAGATCCACCGCAAGCTGCTGGCCCACCTGTTCAGCGGGCAGTACGAGGCGATCGAGGTGCTCAAGCTCAAGCAGGTCGTGGACGTGCTGGAAGAGGCCGCCGACGCCTTCGAGCACGTCGCCAACACGGTGGAGACCATCGCCGTCAAGGAGTCCTGA
- a CDS encoding metal-sensitive transcriptional regulator, whose amino-acid sequence MTTSNTESSTGTQPTGAPAGPAHGAGPHGYSSHKADHLKRLRRIEGQARGLQRMVEEDVYCIDILTQVSATTKALQSFALALLDEHIKHCVAAAVEEGGSAMDEKVSEAMTAISRLLRS is encoded by the coding sequence ATGACCACGAGCAACACGGAGAGCAGCACCGGCACCCAGCCGACCGGGGCGCCGGCCGGCCCGGCGCACGGGGCGGGCCCGCACGGGTACAGCTCGCACAAGGCGGACCACCTCAAGCGGCTGCGCCGGATCGAGGGTCAGGCCCGCGGCCTGCAGCGGATGGTGGAGGAGGACGTCTACTGCATCGACATCCTCACCCAGGTCTCGGCCACCACCAAGGCGCTGCAGTCCTTCGCGCTGGCGCTGCTGGACGAGCACATCAAGCACTGCGTGGCGGCGGCCGTCGAGGAGGGCGGCTCGGCGATGGACGAGAAGGTCAGCGAGGCGATGACGGCGATCAGCCGACTGCTGCGGAGCTGA